A stretch of Terriglobales bacterium DNA encodes these proteins:
- the gatC gene encoding Asp-tRNA(Asn)/Glu-tRNA(Gln) amidotransferase subunit GatC translates to MKVTEKDVLYVADLANLELTEEERARMVRDLNSILDHIDRLNQLDTTKVAPMAQVSDRYGDPAKTGTARFEHAMRSDVLGPCLTREAALGNAPESDGTFFKVPKVIER, encoded by the coding sequence ATGAAAGTCACCGAAAAAGACGTCCTCTACGTCGCCGACCTGGCCAACCTGGAGCTGACGGAGGAAGAGCGCGCGCGCATGGTGCGCGACCTGAACTCCATCCTCGACCACATTGACCGGCTCAACCAACTGGACACGACGAAGGTTGCGCCCATGGCGCAGGTTTCCGACCGCTACGGCGATCCGGCCAAGACCGGCACGGCGCGCTTCGAGCACGCCATGCGCTCGGACGTTCTCGGCCCGTGCCTGACCCGCGAGGCCGCGCTGGGAAACGCGCCTGAATCGGACGGCACATTCTTCAAAGTGCCGAAGGTGATTGAGCGCTAG